TTCCAGAGCCCGTGGTAGACGGCCGGCAGTGTGGCGATCGGGTCTCCGAGCCGGAGTGCACCCTCGCCCAACGTGGTGGGCTTGGCGAACGCTGCGCGCAGCCGGGAGGCGGGGATAGTCACCGAACACCGCGGATGCCGGTAGACCGACAGCCAGCGCGCATTGGCCAGAACGACCGGATCCGCGGTGTCCGCGAACAGGTGCTCCCAGCCCGCGTCCCGAGCACACGCCCCGACCACCCGCGCCCGGCCAACGAGCCGTGCGGACGGTCCGCCGCTCCCGGGGCAGTCCACAAGACGAATGCCCCCGTCAGCCATGCTCACGGCCAGGTCAGGGGCGTGGGTGACGATCCGCCCCCGCTCCTCCCACACGAACTCCAGGGGACGGCTCACCATGCCCGCCACCTGCGGATTCTGAT
This Streptomyces sp. NBC_00539 DNA region includes the following protein-coding sequences:
- a CDS encoding TnsA-like heteromeric transposase endonuclease subunit — translated: MLQRPWRAAIGELRLMECAMVRGFPLRRGRRLAPGWWWSATTGRLVGYGSAAMRDAVMMLDQNPQVAGMVSRPLEFVWEERGRIVTHAPDLAVSMADGGIRLVDCPGSGGPSARLVGRARVVGACARDAGWEHLFADTADPVVLANARWLSVYRHPRCSVTIPASRLRAAFAKPTTLGEGALRLGDPIATLPAVYHGLWNDLLSMAWDRPLSEETPVTAVPTGRRKELEQ